A stretch of DNA from Carettochelys insculpta isolate YL-2023 chromosome 18, ASM3395843v1, whole genome shotgun sequence:
CCACCCAAAGCTGGATATAAGACATTTGCCTAGTAAGAAACTGTAAAGCAATGAACACATGCTGTGAAAAGTATGCATTACTAGTCAAAATCTGGGAAACAAAATTAGTGCAGGAAAGGTTGTCAAAATATATGTTTGTTCATTGGATATATGCTCTTCTACTCACAGACTGGCTAAGCATTCACTGAGAATGGATGCTGAACTACCTCAATAACATCAAGAACTTGTTTCTTTAGGTTACAAAGCATATTGATGACCAGATGGGAGAAGTCAACGCTACTGTTGACTGTGTAGTAGTATTTCATCAGTTTTAGTTCCCTGCAGCAATATACTTTTCAGGAGTGCTTATATTTTCTTCTCATTCTAGAGAATGTCAGATGGAGGGTGTGCTGCAAGCAGGACTTGCAAGACTATAGATTTTTACCCAAAGTTATGCAATCAGTTGAAGAATTTTCTCATGATCTAATAAGCTTGCACTGTAATCCCAATACACTGAAGGAGAAACACCAAATTACTTAtttagaaatttttaaaatactcCCATTAATGTCATACCAGAATACATCTAAACGTCTGTCTACCATGTAATGAGTATCTTGTATTAAAATGAagtttgcatttctctttctcaGGTGAGACCATACAGGGTTTGAGAGCAAATCTTAAAAATGCCATTGAAACTCTGTCTGGTGTTGACTCTTCTGTGGCAGTCTCTTCAGGTGGAGAACTCTTCCTAAGGTTTATCAGTCTCACCTCACTGGAGTACTCTGTAAGTTTGTCACCACGTGTAATGCTTCACTGAGCCATCAAGTAACACTACTCACAAAGAGATTCTGAGgccttaatttttgtttttattgctttttccaGGACTATTCAAAGTGTAAAGAAATCATGATAGAACGAGGAGAGCTTTTCCTTAGGAGAATCTCTCTTTCAAGAAGCAAAATTGCAAAACTCTGCCATACGTTTATCAAAGATGGTGCTGTAAGTATTCCCATTATGCTGTTCTGGGTGTTCCATTATTTCAAGCAATGATGGAAATGGAAAGGTTTTTATCATGATCTGTTAAGGAGACCACATCATCTGATGTTGGCTTTCCCAACTAAAATGTTATCCCTACGTATCACATTTGTTGGCTATATATTCTAAAACtcccttttttctttcccttccctccacctTTGTTTCAACAAAAACTGAAGCTAATCATGTGGCATTGTTCTCAATGGTTTGGAGCACCCACAACTACTGGCCTACCAAATGGAAGTTACGGGTTCTCAGCCCCTCTGCGTAAGAGCTTCAGTAATAAAGTGCCACAAAGGCCAATATTCATCATGGCTTGACTTCCCATGAGTTATTAAAAATACAATAGTTAAATATTGGACAGGTCACCAAAAGTAGATGTAGCtcttaaaatgttacatttttgtGAAATCTTGGATATCTTAAGCTGTAACTGAAGATCACATTTAAAACACTTGTGTACGGTAAACAATTATAAGAGATCATGACAATAACAAAGGTTTCCTGAAACTTGCTAAAGTAGCAAAATCTCTGTTACTTTACCAGCGAATATTAACACATGCCTATTCAAGAGTGGTCCTCAGAGTGCTGGAAGCAGCTGCCGCATCAAAGAAGCGTTTCAGTGTTTATATTACTGAATCACAGCCTGATCGAGCGGGGCAAGTATATGTCAATTTTGTTGCCTTAATTAATAAGATACTGTAGCACTAATGTCCACCAGTAACATCCTGTGTTATAAACAGGTTTTACTTATTTTTGAGCCATTGAAAACTAATGTTCATTGTGAAACATCACATCCCTCCTGCAAGGCAGTCTGGAGCAATACCCTTCCAAAGAACCCCAATCAACAGGCAATTCCTGTATTAACCAAACACATTTTAGTATCTCCAAGTTTTCCAGCCAAGGGGTAACAAAACTTTGAAGATCAACCACTGTTAAAGAATACATTTTTTACTAAGAAAGATGGCTTAAAGGGACAGTCAACttgaagtatttttttaaaataagctcaTAGTGGTAGGTATTACTTGTAATAAGagaaaacattaaataaaaatgtggaGTTCACACATGACTTGGAGTTCTCTTTGAGACACAATGTACAGCTCTGACAGTCTCCAGAGGATGAAGGAGATCAGGAAAATAGCAAACCCTACGTTCTGTGTGACAGCTAGTGCAACAAACCAGGCAGTTGCATTTCTAATGACTGAAATCCTGAAGATTGGCCAAAGTATGATTTATATGCTTCACTCAGGTAACATTTAACAGTACACTCAGCTCATAGACCCTTATATCTAacaccaagcaaacaaaaaagctgGGTGTTAAATATAAACTGTCATTTGAATCACATTTGTCTGTCTTTTACCTTTTATCTTTTATAGTTGCAAGTAATAGCTGTGATTTCTGAACAATTAAAGGGCAATCTTCAGTTTTACCCCCTGCATTGTCAATTTCACTGTTTCCCTGATAGTCAGCTTGTTTACCCTTTATTATTGTGAGTTTTCCCTACAGTacagaaaaaccaaaaaagtgatTGCAAAACCAGTTACTAGTAGAAGGATGCAGACATGGTATCTGTTAGGTTTCATTCATACATACTTCAAAAAAATAATCGTATCACACTTGTGAATTTCAATGACCTCTTTCAAGAAAACTTTTAAAActtcataaatattttaataggCAAAAAATGGCAAAAGCCCTGAGCAAGCTCAACGTTCCTGTAACTGTGATTCTAGATGCTGCAGTCGGGTAAGTACCTTCATTACATTCTTAGATGCTAACAAGCCTTTCATTGTCCTTCTGGCTTTTATTTTAGCTATAATATATACAAACTTCCCAAAAGTTTGTTCAAATTAGAATGGATAGTTCTACTAATTTAACCTTTCACTAATAATAAACTGGCACAGCCTGTGAACAAGCTAAATCTTTTGACATATCTTAGATAATTGATTGCCTAAGTCAAGAAGAAGAACTTCGTAATGTTTAGATATTAGAGAACTGTAAGTGTAGCATTCAGGGATGGGGAGAAAAAAGGAACTGAGATGGTATAGCTTAGGGCTGCATTTTTGtctgccagtgcttttttttttttttttttaaagtctgatgCTTTAAGTGCagttattggatttttaaaaaagataatcATTGCTTACTAGCTATTAGAATTTGAGTCTTAAATGCATGAGGATGGAACAGCGATGGTGTCCACAGCCACTGTTTGCCAGCAGCTGCAAATGGGTCTGGATCatttggcattggtcactgtcagacgACAAGATACTGGGACTAGATcaacctttgctctgacccagtaagAACGTTCTTATGAACTATGCATTAGTAAAATTTAATTCTCCGTCCAATACAAAATGCCCAAGAGAGTGGTGTGTATCTTCTTGACAATTGCCTAACTTGCTGTATTTTAAAAGGTAGTCATCTGACTAGATAACTGTTGGACAGAACTGAAAATATAATTTCTGAGTGTTGCATTTCCTTCATGCACCAACATACATGCTTCACCTTGAAGgagaatactaacagagagggagctgtactagtctatatactatcaaaacaaaaggcagtcaagtagcactttaaagactagcaaaataatattaggtgagcttttgtgggacagacccacttcttcagaccatagccataccagaacagactcaatatttaaggcacagagaaccaaaaacagtaatcaaggaggacaaatcagaaaaaaatgatcaaggtgagcaaatcagagaatggaggggagagcgggaaggtcaagaattagattaagccaagtatgcagacgaaccccaaAAGTGACTCACTTTTGAGGTTCATCtccatacttggtttaatctaattcttgaccttcccccgcccctccactctctctgctacttgactgctttttgtcttgaatGAGAAGTACTGCATAGAAGTACAAACAATCTTCTATCGGCATTCTTCATGAAGAAAACGTGAGGGGCATCAAAAGAAGGGAGACCCTTGGAATAAAGGCATTTGGAATTCTTTAAAAGTATATTTTAGTTGTGGATATTAAAGATTAGCTTCAAAATAGTGTATTTTAGTTCTACATTTCTGTAACTGATTACTAGTAACTAATAGACTTCAGCCAAAATAGTCTTAACTTTTGAGGTCAGTGCCTCAAGTATGTTTTGTGAAACATTGGTGGTTATTGTTTGGGAGATCAAGGAAGGATAATTCTAAGGGCTTACAAATAGGCTGCATGCATGTACCTGGATAGCTGCAAGAATGACTAGTCTActagaaattatttttaacagAAATGGGTTTTTCAAGTCACACCTCTAGTGTGACACCATATGActtctaacttttttttaaacagctacaTCATGGAGAAAGTGAACCTGGTAATAGTTGGGGCTGAAGGTGTGGTTGAAAGCGGAGGAATTATTAACAAGGTATGATATGGTGAATTTGAGAGTCTTCATTAGATGGTACGTGTTGGtggattttgaaaatgtaaatgtttgcACTGTTTCCATATTTTTATTCACTGTCTTAATGGGCTCCTTCTAAGTAATGCAGGAGCCATTTATTCAGGAAATTCCAATGCTGCTGCAATTTGTGAATATTCGTTATGCATTTGGGTCATGATTTAGAATTTTAAACTATTACATTAGGTTACCACCTTCTACAGCCCATTTCAATTGAATTTTGTTCAAGGTTATGATACATGTAAGTCTCATTAGTTTTGCTTCAGAGTCTTATCAGTTTGTTTTATAGTTAATCAAAATGAATCTATTGTCTTTAAAGGTAATCCTATTCTGTTTACAACTTTTATATTGTTATGCAAAGTAGAACAGTCGACAAACTAGTGTTCGCAGGTATAAAGATGTCCTTTTGGCTTGAAGGAAGGAGTACGTTTCATGTGTAAGCTGGTTAGAATAAATAAAGATATTAATTTTCTTGACTTGAAACACACTGGAGGGTAGTACTGCCAGAATGAGGGGGTAGAAGTCAGGATTCCTGGCTTCTGTTCCCTTTGGTACAAGAGCTTCCTCTGTATCAGTCCCCTGCTTTGTGAAATGAGACTTGTCTACATCGGAGGCATGTTGTAACCTGAAATGGGCATGCGCGCACACTTCTTAAGAGTGTTCTGGTTAAGCTTGTTTTCCGTGAAGAATTTCAGGCTCTTCAGAACGGCTTTTAGTTCAGATGTTAAGTACATTCAAAGAATCTATTGGCTGAAACCATGGACGTTTGTCACTCTAAGACTGACTGTAAATTTTGTTTTCTATCTAAAATGTGTCCACAGATTGGTACAAATCAAATGGCAGTATGTGCGAAAGCTCAGAATAAACCATTTTATGTGGTAGCAGAAAGCTTCAAGTTTGTAAGACTCTTCCCTCTGAACCAACATGATGTCCCAGATAAATTTAAGGTAAGGGAAATCCCAGAATACTTTCTACCTCCCACAGATGTACATAAACTGGTTCTGTGAACAAACAGTACCTTAAATTTACAATTAACATGCTGAAAATGTGATTTAAGCTTTTCTATCCAGGGTGAGGCAAAGCCACACTTGACCTATAACAGTATGTAGCTTAAACAAAAGCATGTTTGCCCATTTGAATTTTCCCACCACTCACTCAActaattttatattttgaaaagtCTTCTGATCTGTGTACACTAAACAAAactgccagaagcagcagcagcacttccctAATTGTTGCTAACATACTGTTCCTGAAGCAGTTCATTCAGTACACAAAAGAAGCTAGTGGCAGCAGAATGGCTGCACCAAAGGAAACTTTCCAAAACTATAAATCTCATGTATTACTGTTGATGAGGTTGCAGTACTAGGTGACATCAGTTTATGCTTTGATTAGAACAGTGCATCGATTCTGCAGCAGCTCACGTCCTTAAGTGTGGTCAAGGTCTTATTATTATATGGACTCAAAAATGACATTTTGTGacaagtgtttgttttgttttttctcctgcCAGTACAAAGCAGACACTCTGAAAACAAGCCAAAATCTAACTGAGGAGCACCCCTGGATTGACTATACTTCGCCATCACTAATTACATTGTTATTTACAGACCTAGGTGTGCTAACTCCATCTGCCGTCAGCGATGAACTTATTAAACTGTATCTGTAATGGAGAATATTCACTGCGCTGTGTGCTTTGTAACTCAGTGGCCATCCCTACATGGTAGCAGACTTCAACAGATATAAACAATCCCACCCAATTATATAAACTAAACTAGAAGGATTAACATCATGATCAGCAGGCTTCTGCATTTTAGGGCAATGCAGAAAGTTTTGAATTCATTGATTACATATCGGTGGACTGGTGTTCAAATCAAAGTGTAAGTCATTGCAGACCCTGAAGATCTAAAGTAAATTTATTTAGGGAGACAGCATTCTGAGCATGTACAATAAACATACCTGAACTGCCTCTCTCCGTGTACAATACTCATCTGAACATGTTCAAACTTGTTTAATGATGGCTGGTATATTAGGTACACATCTGAAAAGGAATTCATCAGGCACCTGATAACTGCACTCTGCATTTCTTCCCCAAAGCATTCAGTTTTGGAATAGCAGTAGGATTCTGTTGTCTTCGAAGTTGCAGCTATACGTGTTTCCCCCAGTAAAGACTGCAGAGTTTCTACTAGACGCACGTAGTACTTATGAAAGCCAAGTCTGTTTTGTACACAACTTCCAGTGCACAGCACAGTACCACAAAGTGGCCTTGTGTATGAATGCAGCCTTACTAATATAGCGCATCTTGAAAGAGAGATGCTGGAATGTCAATCTTCAGACTCTGAGTCAGCCACAGCTTCGATGTTTTTCTCACTGCTCATCAACCTCTTCTCAAACTCTTCCTCACtaattttacctttttttaaccttttcaaaAGTCGTGTATCATTCAGCAGCTCCTCCATTTCTTCATCTTCAATATCAGAGCCCTGCAGATAGTTGAAACAGTGACTGATTTATTTCTGAACTGAAATGCTATGCTTGGTATTTGAACCCTCAGGAAATTTCTTCCCTCCCTGCTGGTGCTTTGCTACATATATTGTGCTGCTGTCATGTATTACATACCCATATTGGGGTATCCATGTGCAGCAACAGAAGAGGAAATAAAGAACCGTGGATTCAAAATGCTGTTTGAATCTTAAGTCCTTCCTTTTCCCCGCTAACCCAACCCTGGCCCTGCTAAAAGGAAACCCCACATAAGATTAAGGGGTGTGATTGAAGTTGTTACAAAGAACTTTGCTAGAAGTAATATTACACTTGCATGGAATATAGGGTGTTGCCCAACTGCAAGAAGTGGGCAGCCTCACACCTTGCTCCAGAGGAGACTGAGGAAAATGCCAATCAATATATTTTCTACCTGTTGCCCTTTCTGGACCACATCTGGAGAACTCAGGCTTGTACGGTCTATCTTGACTTTCTGCTACTGGAGGCTCAGAAGAGGGTGCTGCTGACTGAAGCAAAGCAAGGAATAGAGCCTAGTCCCTTTCTATAGTAGGTTGACTGCTCACTTATTTTCCGAAGCACTCTTGAGAAGGCAAGAAACTCATACTGCAGGTCCCTTCATTTTATATTGCTTACAGATCTGGGGAGTAGGACTGGATGGAACTAGCTTTTGAATTCATCAAGCTGTTTCTATGTGAGCCTGCTATCTCCATTGTGGACAGACAGCTCTACTTTCAGCCAGACAGAAGCCTTAATTATGCtatatgcaacttcagctattcAGATAGCTGAAGTCTATATACCTAGGTCTGCTTACTGCAGTATCTTCACTTTAGTAAGCTGACAGCTGATGCTCTCTTGTTGACTTTGCTTAcccttctcattttggtggagtactggagtccaCAGGCGAGTACTCAGCTGTTGATTTATCATATCTAcattagacatgataaatcaacccctGTTGGGTCACTGCCCATTGATGCAATGGGTAACAAAGACATGCCCTGAAGTCCTTAACTCTCTGCCTGTTGGAAGTGTTAGTCTAACGTGGCTGTGATTTTACTGAAGTAGTCACAGGTGAGTTTGAGGAACGCAGTTTAcctcttctcttctccttttCTTAGTAACTTGCTTCTTCTTCTCCTTTTTGGCTTTCTGTTTGGACCAGGCTTTATTCCTTatgaattttctttttccttcattttcttgtctttcctttctttgttgcTCTAAATgtttttgcctttgtttttctCTATTTTTATCTTTAAACGGAATGGAGTCTGTGTCAATCGTGACAGGCACAAAGTCTGAAAAACACTTTCCTTTTAGTTCAGGCATCTTTGGCATTCTCAGCAGAGCAAACCCTCGAGCAAGACTAGCAAAGTCCAGATCTGTTAAAGTAAGGATTAAGATATTATGTGGCAAAGCGATAGGCAAATCCGGCAAAGCTCTTGCACATGAGCAGTTCCACTAATTTCAAGGGGACTGTGTATGTTTAAGTACTTTGCTGGACTGGGAGGGAAGgcatgtatatatttatatagtgTTAACTGCAGACCATTTATGTATGTAAAACCCTTTCCTTCCCTAGCGCATTACTTGAGTTCTTATACTCAACTGCCTCTCTATTTAGCAGTTTGTGTAAGTCTATGCCTATTAGTGGGAAACTGACCTatgaaatccttttttttttttttttttaaataaaaaaaagtcaatttGTGCAAATGAAAATAGTTTACAAGGCAAATTTCCACAAATCTCCCCATACAAAATAGTTGTAGAGAAGAAGTTTTGAAGTTGTCTCATTAGCTCACTACAATGTTTTAACAAAGCacttcaaaatatatattttaaaaaagcaaaaaaaaagtcaacagcTGCTTAGACTCTTTTGATTGACctaaaaaaaacatttcaactTATTGGTTCACAGACATTTTCAAGACAAAACTTTTCATCCCCTTtccatgcaggaaaaaaaaattcaaatgctcAAACTCTTTTGAGATAGAAGAATTATTTGGTACCCAGCTTTACTTCACAGGTCTAGAAATACATTATTCAGTCACCCACACCAGACATGTAAATAATCCTTAAAATAATACATGTTTCTGCAAGATCAGCACAGTGTTAAGAAAAATCTGTCAAAGGTGTAATGCATCCTTTACTGTTTTCATAAACTCGGAAAAGGATCTCTGCATGTTGCAAGCAGAGGTCTGTGTGTCTTAAGATTTGTGTTCGTTCTTTATCAGAATAGCCTGGCTTCttatctgcaaatttgaattAGCTCCCCTCTATGGCTTTAACCAAATCACTTgagatctgtgcctcagttcaccCTACTATAAAACAGGATTACACCTTCGCTCAAAAGAACTTCTCAAGTCACTAATTAATGTTTAAATAGCACTTTACATCTTTCAGGTGATATAAATATTTAACATAAGAGAAGGTGTCTATGTGCCTGGGAACTTGGCAGGAGGAAGAGACTCTAGAGCTTGTGCGGCAACACTAACTTTAATACAACTACAAACACCAATTGCTGCTGGGAATTACCTTTTATTCGGAAGATGAGACTGCACTCATGTTTGGCATACGCCTGCACACAAGATACAAATGCTTTCATCCCCTTCTCAAACATGTCTCTGTCAGCTAAAGCCGTAGACTTCAGTTTTGGAAGAACATCTACCACATTTTTCAGTGGTTTCATTTCCTGCATGGGACACTTAACCGAAAACATAAGCAAGAGCTAAATGTAATGGTTTAAAAGAAGCAATGGAATGTCAAACACATAACTCAACATCAATTAAGCCtcaatatagaatcatagaacactaaaactggaagggacctcaagaggtcatcaagtccaggcccctgccctcttgacaggaccaaacaccatctagatcaccctcaataggtgtccatctaacctgctcttaaatatctcccgtgatggagatttcacaacctccctaggtaacttattccagtgtttaaccaccctgacaggaagtttctcctaatgtctaatctaaaccttccttgctgcagtttaagccccttgctctttgtcttatcctcagaggccaaggagaacaatttttctccctttttcttgtaaccctctttgaggtacttgaaaactgctatcatgtcccctctaagtcttctcttttctaagctaaagaagcccagttttttcagtcttccctcatagctcatgttctctagacctttaatcattcttgttgctcttctctagaccttttctccacatctttgttgaaatgtggtgcccagaactggaaacactactccaattgaggcctaatgagtgctgagtaaagcagaatgacttctcgtgtcttgctcacaacactccttttaatgcatcccagaatcatgtttgcttttttggcaacagcatcacactgctgactcatatttagcttgttgtccactatgacccctaagtcccttaccacagtactccttcctagacagtcgcttcccattctatatgtggaGGACATTTACCAACCTCATGTTTTTTACTAATAAGCAGAGGCAACTTAAGTGGCCTGACTTAAGTGTCACACTGAATTTTGAGAGAATAGGAAGCAGGATGCATAAATCCTCACTCAACTCTAATTACTAGATCTCACTGGAACTGTTCTACTGCTAATCACGTGGAATTCAGACCATTAATTTACTTTTAGCCCAAAAATTAGAAGACTGTCACAAAAAATATACAACTTTTCTGTTGTCAGCTAAGCAGATAATTACACAATACAGGGAGATGAATTTGTTTATATCAGTAGTTCACATCTGTTTTCTGTTACTCACCTAGATTAAAATACCTCATATCTCCCTGTTTTAAAATGTCTTCATTCTGAACTGAAAAAACCCTAGTTTTAGGTTCCACAAGTTATTTTTCATTGTAACTCTTCTCTACAGTTAGGAAATAAAAGCTAACTCACCTTTTGGTTTATTGAGAGAAAATTAACATAAGATTCTTCCATGGGAAGCAAAAATACGAGAGCACTGCCTAAATGGCCAATTCGAGCTGTTCGACCACAGCGATGCACAAAGGAACTAAAAACAGAACAGGCAGTTTTAAACACGAGTTGCTCAATTTGCTTTTAACATAATACAAGACAATGAGTGGAATGGCAAGTCTTAAGGAACGGAAGATCTAGTGGTACTGTAATCTTGATGTAAGTGAACAGGAGATACCTGAATACTCTCCAAGCAGCACATACTTCTACTCAATATGTTCATATTAAAAGGTGATTTatcaagagtgtgtgtgtgtttgtgagacaGACAGTAAAAGGACAACACTGATGCTATATGACAGGGAAATCATTACTTTGATTAGCTTTATTTTTTTCACCTTCATTACAGCATTTCCTGGACAGCTCTAACCTTGCATACATCTTTGctcttgtttttatttctttcatgA
This window harbors:
- the EIF2B1 gene encoding translation initiation factor eIF2B subunit alpha isoform X1; its protein translation is MMSPHPSFYVTHDAAKASAGVTAERGRVGTPARCNREKQTRLLLLPRPGPANMNDAELIEAFRAQMREDPDVASAVAAIGALLEFLKRDKGETIQGLRANLKNAIETLSGVDSSVAVSSGGELFLRFISLTSLEYSDYSKCKEIMIERGELFLRRISLSRSKIAKLCHTFIKDGARILTHAYSRVVLRVLEAAAASKKRFSVYITESQPDRAGQKMAKALSKLNVPVTVILDAAVGYIMEKVNLVIVGAEGVVESGGIINKIGTNQMAVCAKAQNKPFYVVAESFKFVRLFPLNQHDVPDKFKYKADTLKTSQNLTEEHPWIDYTSPSLITLLFTDLGVLTPSAVSDELIKLYL
- the EIF2B1 gene encoding translation initiation factor eIF2B subunit alpha isoform X2 — translated: MREDPDVASAVAAIGALLEFLKRDKGETIQGLRANLKNAIETLSGVDSSVAVSSGGELFLRFISLTSLEYSDYSKCKEIMIERGELFLRRISLSRSKIAKLCHTFIKDGARILTHAYSRVVLRVLEAAAASKKRFSVYITESQPDRAGQKMAKALSKLNVPVTVILDAAVGYIMEKVNLVIVGAEGVVESGGIINKIGTNQMAVCAKAQNKPFYVVAESFKFVRLFPLNQHDVPDKFKYKADTLKTSQNLTEEHPWIDYTSPSLITLLFTDLGVLTPSAVSDELIKLYL